A genome region from Trichosurus vulpecula isolate mTriVul1 chromosome 5, mTriVul1.pri, whole genome shotgun sequence includes the following:
- the LOC118851916 gene encoding 40S ribosomal protein S14-like — translation MAPRKGKEKKEEQVISLGPQVAEGENVFGVCHIFASFNNTFVHVTGLSGKETICRVTGGMKVKADKDESSPYAAMLAAQDVAQRCKELGITALHIKLWATGGNRTKTPGPGAQSALRALARSGMKIGRIEDVTPIPSDSTRRKGGRHGRRL, via the coding sequence ATGGCACCTcgcaaggggaaggaaaagaaggaagagcaggTCATCAGCCTTGGACCTCAAGTTGCAGAAGGAGAGAATGTGTTTGGTGTCTGCCATATCTTTGCTTCCTTCAACAACACCTTTGTCCATGTGACTGGTCTCTCTGGCAAAGAAACCATCTGCCGGGTGACTGGTGGAATGAAAGTCAAGGCtgacaaagatgaatcttctccCTATGCTGCTATGTTGGCCGCTCAGGATGTTGCCCAGAGATGTAAAGAACTAGGCATCACTGCCCTTCACATCAAACTTTGGGCCACAGGGGGAAATAGGACTAAGACCCCTGGCCCTGGTGCACAGTCAGCCCTGAGAGCTCTGGCACGTTCTGGAATGAAGATTGGGCGTATTGAGGATGTCACTCCAATCCCCTCTGACAGCACTCGCAGAAAGGGTGGTCGCCATGGTCGCCGTCTGTGA